Genomic segment of Kibdelosporangium phytohabitans:
CGGACCAGGAGTTCAACAAGCGCTTCGTGGTCTCCGACGGCGACGCGAACCTGGCCGCGCGGCTGCTCACCCCGCAGGTGATCGGCACGATCCAGCAGTTGCGGCTCGGCGGCTGGACGATCCACGGCGACGAGCTGATCTACCCGATGGTGAACACGATGACCAGGACCACCGCGCAGGAGATCGTGGACACCGCCCGGTGCGTGGTCGCGCTGGTCCGCGCGTTCCCGGCGGAAACGTGGGGCGGCGCCCAGATCCCCGCACCTCAGACCCCGGCACCGCAGATCCCCGCTCCGCAGGGCATGCAGCAGCCCATGTCCCAGCCAGTGCCCATGCAGCAGCCCGTGTCGCAGCCCTTTCCCCAGCCGGTCCAGCAGCCCATGCCGCAACAGGGCCAGTACCCGCAGCAAGGTGGCTGGGCTCCCCAGCCTCAGCCACAGCCGGGGTACCCGCCGCAGCAGGGATACCCGCAGCCCGGCTACCCCCAGCAGAACCCGTGGCCGCAGGGCCAGCCGCCCAACGGCGGCTACCCGCCGCGGTACTGACCCAGCTCACAGCGGCAGGGTGCGTGAGCGCGGCCCTGGTGGGTAGTCCTTCTACTCGATAACCGAGTAGGAGGAGACCCATGACCGACCGGCGAGACGAGAACGTCATCGCGCTGCTGGAGCGGCAGCACGTCGAGATCCGGACACTGTTCGGGGTCGTGGAGGGCACGACCGGGTCCGAGCGCCGGGACGCGTTCCACGACCTCGTCCGTTTGCTCGCCGTGCACGAGACAGCCGAGGAAGAAGTCGTGCATCCCGAGGTCCGCAACGCCGACGGCGGCGACGCTGTCGTGGACGCCAGGGTGGGGGAAGAGCACCGGGCGAAGGAGCTGCTGTCCACGTTGTACGACATGGGCCCGGAGGCGGAAGGATTCGACATCCTCTTCGCGGAGCTGAAGGCCGACGTCCTCGCGCACGCCAACCACGAGGAACGCGAGGAGTTCCCGTTGCTGCGCGCGTTGCACGACGAGGACAAACTGCGTTCGATGGCGGGTGCCGTCCGTGCCGCCGAGATGATCGCGCCGACCCGGCCGCACCCGGGCATCGAGAGCCCCGCCGCGAACCTCCTGCTCGGGCCGCCGCTGGCGATCATGGACCGGGCCAGGGACGCGATCCGCTCGGTGTTCAAGCGGTGAACCGCGTGACCAGGCCGGGTGTCACGGCTTGGGTGACGGTCAGCGCGGTGCCGAGGCCGACGTCACGCACGCGGTAACCGCGTTCGCCCGCGGCTGTGGTGGCGGTCAGCGTGACCAGGCCGTGGCGGCGCTGGAACGGTGCCGTGCAAGCGTCCTTCGCCTGGTGGCGAAGGGAATGAGCAATCCCGGCATCGCGGCGGAGCTGTTCATCGCCGAGGCGACGGTGAAGACGCACCTGCTGCGGATCTTCAAGAAACTCGGCGTCCC
This window contains:
- a CDS encoding hemerythrin domain-containing protein gives rise to the protein MTDRRDENVIALLERQHVEIRTLFGVVEGTTGSERRDAFHDLVRLLAVHETAEEEVVHPEVRNADGGDAVVDARVGEEHRAKELLSTLYDMGPEAEGFDILFAELKADVLAHANHEEREEFPLLRALHDEDKLRSMAGAVRAAEMIAPTRPHPGIESPAANLLLGPPLAIMDRARDAIRSVFKR